From one Lotus japonicus ecotype B-129 chromosome 3, LjGifu_v1.2 genomic stretch:
- the LOC130742501 gene encoding thiosulfate/3-mercaptopyruvate sulfurtransferase 2-like — protein MKMASTLLSKMLLGPRLVHSSSFLTHQPRVLSSLFTKRVYCVRAVPAYTTQNSKTTRWASCMASSIVGRRATYSTQSVSTNEPVVSVDWLYDNLKEPDMKVLDASWYMPDEQRNPIQEYQVAHIPGALFFDVDGIADRTTNLPHMLPSEEAFAAAVSALGIQNKDDVVVYDGKGLFSAARVWWMFRVFGHDRVWVLDGGLPRWRASGYDVESSASSDAILKASAASEAIEKVYQGQAVGPITFQTKFQPHLVWTLDQVKKNIEEKTHQQLDARSKPRFDGAAPEPRKGIRSGHVPGSKCIPFSQLLDGSQTLLPAAELKKRFEQEGISLESPVVTSCGTGVTACILALGLHRLGKSDVAVYDGSWTEWGAQSDTPVETTQTESS, from the exons ATGAAAATGGCTTCGACCTTATTATCAAAGATGCTTTTGGGTCCTCGCTTGGTTCACTCTTCCTCATTCCTCACTCACCAGCCTCGCGTTCTCTCTTCTTTATTCACT AAGCGGGTGTATTGTGTACGAGCTGTCCCAGCCTACACAACCCAAAACTCCAAAACCACTCGTTGGGCTTCGTGTATGGCTTCTTCCATAGTTGGTAGAAGGGCTACTTATTCAACACAATCTGTATCTACAAATGAGCCAGTTGTTTCTGTAGATTGGCTTTATGATAACCTAAAGGAGCCTGATATGAAG GTGCTGGATGCATCCTGGTACATGCCAGATGAGCAGAGGAATCCAATTCAAGAATATCAG GTTGCTCACATTCCTGGGGCCCTTTTCTTTGATGTAGATGGAATAGCTGATCGAACTACAAAT TTGCCACACATGTTGCCATCAGAGGAAGCTTTTGCTGCTGCTGTTTCAGCCCTTGGCATCCAGAACAAAGATGACGTGGTTGTTTATGATGGAAAAGGATTATTTAGCGCAGCTCGTGTTTGGTG GATGTTCCGAGTGTTTGGGCATGACAGAGTTTGGGTATTGGATGGTGGCCTGCCAAGATGGCGTGCATCAGGTTATGATGTTGAATCTAGTGCTTCTAGTGATGCTATTCTTAAAGCCAGTGCTGCAAGTGAGGCAATAGAGAAAGTATATCAGGGACAAGCA GTTGGCCCAATTACGTTTCAGACTAAATTTCAGCCACATCTTGTTTGGACCCTTGATCAG GTAAAGAAAAATATTGAGGAAAAAACTCACCAACAGCTAGATGCTCGATCAAAGCCCAG GTTTGATGGAGCTGCACCAGAGCCCCGAAAGGGAATCAGAAGTGGTCATGTACCTGGAAGCAAGTGCATTCCTTTTAGCCAG TTATTAGATGGTTCGCAGACATTGTTACCAGCTGCTGAGCTTAAGAAGCGATTTGAACAAGAAG GCATCTCTTTGGAAAGCCCAGTCGTGACTTCATGTGGAACTGGCGTAACTGCTTGCATTCTTGCATTG GGTCTTCATCGTCTTGGAAAGTCTGATGTTGCAGTTTATGATGGATCTTGGACTGAATGGGGAGCACAATCTGATACACCTGTTGAAACTACACAAACGGAATCAAGCTAG